Proteins from a genomic interval of Plasmodium reichenowi strain SY57 chromosome 11, whole genome shotgun sequence:
- a CDS encoding beige/BEACH domain protein, putative, which yields MEKSQKIRSFNLLFLEEDEEYIDDMLITMKGKKEKHDNKNSSINNNRNEECNFIYVELKGRLRLCSKSLIFEAYDVDEEVLKFPFKKLENVKLGIFKNEIIIKTCEVIRIKTIIHNKKTRCISQFSYERKYKKNINVLNNLYNEYYDEYKTIDNNNIDEKIHIFEKLLNNFDDFLDLNKCYNNKHVSVDDTRKENINNTHVNSDEEKKKNIKMQNERNDPISVNTHLSDAIGNKLECDNNNNNNNNNKNDDRNQNIQTQNKNDDRNQNNDKGNVCRDEPPFDRDQINYETKGMSLYSESSTEKEKSFVYIFSCENSTMLMKKMKHIYELIIKIKTAMIINEKQMDILIKEKKSKYKSVNKERAEEMINKNNNIMINGSSNNNIMINSNNRNVFKSDTIKDNSYNKEIKKTNDNKMNEYSRSNSVVKNKELNLDKYIESIMDKLKENVKFDISSINIHEKIITNRIDGFWVYKVSPLLKVKGILNITNKYIYFQPYPNFTNKKEKKWNVEKILHVFKRIITMKPNALEIIFENEKRKKYDSLYIEFLSYDEREIIIDILKRLKSECFFIEENKDFVYVVQEKWSQGYISNYIYLDFLNCVGGRSRKDFSQYPIYPWIISCYKTNEKLQYDNKEIYRDLSKPVGCLNKSRLNSLIEKMHDHDYFYGSHYSTLAYVIYFLIRLYPECQLKLQSGKFDTISRMFLSVESTYHTALNANSSFIELIPEFYEDDESFLKNYLNIITNEGNINDVILPKWCSSPKEFLIFMKNALESNYVNQNINSWIDLIFGYKQNGHNAKECFNLFHPLTYMHSILNEKLSRDFNNKDNYERYKAEQENTFEQNFNQNIKDLITTMSSKALKTQLHEFGQCPYQIFKQPHVSKKEVYTFVYNEKISNFFWYYSDVINQLLRDEIMKKKKKITNNNNNNNNNKMKRKKYNHNIARVYGANRISMEKRYSEDGSLVHYDYEGEDVINGNMGYGMDDVDDVNNMDDVDNMDDVDNMDDMDDNTKNMFDDDGVIDANGVIDANGAARRCPFPSKTSSEKQRNILVEFKNLKYENINKKTKDEEYCDYFKRYNWTLHRSETVCSCKIRGIASTSEHSCFCCNNGYIKLITHKDLLNCNIKNNNNFISLKISDDNFSCINNFENNYVLGTNTGKIVFINPRSILHIDNKKKYSTCDKNKIDIKQKGKNENRNEEMIKNNNVIYTNYNNEYETNIFSDDFSDEIFNIYSNESSDFLYSSFEDIFYENHENIYDNIINSKEHKSLFSNDNNIYSQLISKKIHNDTINSISSSYNYIATGSSDETIELINVDTNFDIVQVYDNFDDKVRYVELKNKFLFAISNDIKLFDIRVGKKNIYLNNINNFNSSNKLFINISNHNKGAKKNIEFARKRIYKNVHGNNRIMYGNDNMMYGNDNMMYGNDNMMYGHNNIMYCNNKNNFICEPYQDNYVYVNYLNKQFLFEKKIKKNVHPNFSKNKPNIIHACLINDYNILCVDEKDYLYFYDIRNEKWHNILSTSSMGSIKNNNKYNLKKKRNYKIVSAACNKQRLCLVNNDGHVFYEHMNFCDNNNILSKTNFFPRISLTTTKYITFFNHFDHINNMNNDYILFTTEDAQMEIYKKGN from the coding sequence ATGGAGAAATCACAAAAAATACGATCCTTTAATTTGCTTTTTTTAGAAGAGGATGAGGAATACATTGATGACATGCTAATAACAATGAAAggaaagaaagaaaaacatgataataaaaatagcagtattaataataatagaaatgAAGAGtgtaattttatttatgttgAATTAAAGGGTCGATTAAGACTTTGCTCGAAATCATTAATTTTTGAAGCGTATGATGTTGATGAGGAAGTACTTAAGTTtccttttaaaaaattagaGAATGTAAAATTAggaatatttaaaaatgaaattataattaagACATGTGAAGTGATACGAATTAAAActattatacataataagAAAACCAGATGTATATCACAATTTAGTtatgaaagaaaatataaaaaaaacataaacgtgttaaataatttatataatgaatattatgatgaatataaaaccattgataataataatatagatgaaaaaatacatatatttgaaaaattattaaataattttgatgATTTTTTAGACCTTAACaaatgttataataataaacatgTATCTGTGGATGATACGAGAAAAgagaatataaataatacacaTGTAAATTcagatgaagaaaaaaaaaaaaatataaaaatgcAAAACGAAAGAAATGATCCTATTTCTGTGAATACACATTTGAGTGATGCTATAGGTAACAAACTAGAGtgtgataataataataataataataataataataaaaatgatgataggaatcaaaatatacaaacacaaaataaaaatgatgataggaatcaaaataatgataaagGTAATGTTTGTAGGGATGAACCTCCTTTTGATAGGGATCAGATAAATTACGAAACAAAAGGAATGTCATTATATTCAGAAAGTTCAAcagaaaaagaaaaaagttTTGTGTACATTTTTTCTTGTGAGAACTCAACAATGcttatgaaaaaaatgaaacaCATCTATGAGttgattataaaaataaagacaGCAATGATCATTAATGAAAAACAAATGGATATTTtgataaaagaaaagaaaagtaaatataaatcGGTGAATAAAGAACGAGCTGAAGAGatgataaataaaaataataatattatgattaatggtagtagtaataataatattatgattaatagtaataatagGAATGTATTTAAATCAGATACTATAAAGGATAATagttataataaagaaataaaaaaaacaaatgataataaaatgaatgaaTACTCTAGAAGTAATAGTgttgtaaaaaataaagaattaaatttagataaatatatagaaagTATTATggataaattaaaagagAATGTAAAATTTGATATTAGCAGTATAAATATCCATGagaaaattattacaaatCGAATTGATGGCTTTTGGGTTTATAAAGTATCTCCTTTATTAAAAGTAAAAGgtattttaaatattactaataaatatatatatttccaGCCATATCCGAATTTTACTAATaagaaagaaaagaaatGGAATGTTGAAAAGATTTTACATgtatttaaaagaataataacTATGAAGCCTAATGCTCTAGAAATAATTTTTGAAAATgagaaaaggaaaaaatatgattcgttatatatagaatttttatcatatgatgaaagagaaataataatagataTATTGAAAAGATTAAAATCTgaatgtttttttattgaagaaaataaagattTTGTTTATGTTGTACAAGAAAAATGGTCCCAAGGATATATaagtaattatatatatttagatTTTTTGAATTGTGTTGGTGGTAGAAGTCGAAAAGATTTTTCTCAGTATCCTATATATCCATGGATTATTTCATGttataaaacaaatgaaaaacttcaatatgataataaagaaatatatcGTGATTTATCAAAACCAGTTGGTTGTTTAAATAAAAGTCGCTTAAACTCattaatagaaaaaatgCATGATcatgattatttttatggTTCTCATTATTCGACATTAGcatatgttatatatttcttaattAGATTGTATCCAGAATGTCAATTAAAATTACAGAGTGGAAAATTTGATACTATATCAAGAATGTTTTTATCTGTTGAAAGTACTTATCATACAGCATTAAATGCAAATTCATCATTTATAGAATTGATTCCTGAATTTTATGAAGATGATGAAAgctttttaaaaaattatttaaatattataacaaatGAAGGCAATATAAATGATGTTATATTACCCAAATGGTGTTCTAGTCCTAAGgaatttttaatatttatgaaaaacGCATTAGAAAGTAATTATGttaatcaaaatataaattcttGGATTGATTTAATATTTGGCTATAAACAAAATGGTCATAATGCAAAAGAatgttttaatttatttcatcCCTTAACATACATGCATtctatattaaatgaaaagtTATCTAGagattttaataataaagataattaTGAAAGATATAAAGCAGAACAAGAAAACACTTTTGAACAAAATTTTAATCAAAACATTAAAGATTTAATTACTACTATGTCATCTAAAGCTCTGAAAACTCAACTTCATGAATTCGGACAATGTCCTTATCAAATATTTAAACAACCTCATGTGTCCAAGAAGGAAGTTTATACTTTTGtttataatgaaaaaatatccaattttttttggtatTATTCTGATGTAATAAATCAATTGTTGAGGGACgaaataatgaaaaaaaaaaaaaaaataaccaataataataataataataataataataaaatgaaaagaaaaaaatataatcataatattgCAAGGGTTTATGGGGCAAATAGGATAAGCATGGAGAAGCGTTATAGTGAGGATGGTTCTTTGGTTCATTATGATTATGAAGGAGAGGACGTGATAAATGGGAATATGGGATATGGTATGGATGATGTGGATGATGTGAATAATATGGACGATGTGGATAACATGGATGATGTGGATAATATGGATGACATGGATGATAATACCAAAAATATGTTTGATGATGACGGTGTGATTGATGCTAACGGTGTGATTGATGCTAACGGCGCAGCGAGGAGGTGTCCTTTCCCATCGAAGACATCTTCAGAGAAACAAAGGAATATTCTGGTTGAGTTTAAAAACTTGAAGTAcgaaaatataaataaaaaaacaaaggATGAAGAATATTGtgattattttaaaagatataattGGACTTTACATAGATCAGAAACTGTTTGCTCATGTAAAATAAGAGGAATAGCTAGTACATCTGAACATAGTTGTTTTTGTTGTAATAatggatatataaaattaataacaCATAAAGATTTATTGaattgtaatataaaaaataataataattttatttccttaaaaataagtgatgataatttttcttgtataaataattttgaaaataattatgtgTTAGGAACAAATACTGGTAAGATTGTGTTTATAAATCCTAGGAGTATATTAcatatagataataaaaaaaagtatagtacatgtgataaaaataaaatagatataaaacaaaaagggaaaaatgaaaatagGAATGAAGAGAtgattaaaaataataatgtaatatatactaattataataatgagTATGAAACAAATATCTTCAGTGATGACTTTTCTgatgaaatatttaatatttatagtAACGAATCAAGtgattttttatatagTTCTTTtgaagatatattttatgaaaaccatgagaatatatatgataatataataaatagtAAGGAACATAAAAGTTTATTTTctaatgataataatatatatagtcAACTTATAtctaaaaaaatacataatgATACAATTAACAGCATTAGTAGTAGTTATAACTACATAGCAACAGGTTCATCTGATGAAACCATAGAATTAATCAATGTAGATACAAACTTTGATATTGTACAAGTTTATGATAACTTTGATGATAAAGTTAGATATGTggaattaaaaaataaattcttATTTGCAATAtcaaatgatataaaaCTTTTTGATATTAGAGTTGgtaaaaagaatatatatcttaataatataaataattttaatagttctaataaattatttattaatatatcaaatcataataagggtgcaaaaaaaaatattgaattTGCTAGAAAAAGGATCTATAAAAATGTGCATGGAAATAATAGGATAATGTATGGAAATGACAATATGATGTATGGTAATGACAATATGATGTATGGTAATGACAATATGATGTATGgtcataataatataatgtattgtaataataagaataatttCATATGTGAGCCATATCAAgataattatgtatatgtaaattatttaaacaAACAATTCctttttgaaaaaaaaataaaaaaaaatgttcaCCCTAATTttagtaaaaataaaccGAATATTATACATGCATGTCTTAttaatgattataatatattatgtgtaGATGAAAAggattatttatattttt
- a CDS encoding hypothetical protein (conserved Plasmodium protein, unknown function) has product MCNGNVEDSLKLYYDINGDNMIPNKPYDNNNKITTEEEKLIQSDMYQTNTETTNDKKKNMCSPCDDYVRAPDKHFSQTLINDMDDSNFYPYNNTNKKSNKSKIQLGDTFQKLFSPPESLICSLSFEEVRIKSKQENKFILVNIQNTEFESLRLNRDIWNNDVIQQIIKTSFILWLRYEYDQDAALFMNTYKVHKLPYLCVLCKRTGRQLKVWNIRNFQDPICAQSQLYEFIEMMEIKSNSRNIKDITTSSKNMSTNILDTTTTITTTTTTNINNNNNNYYYGDGDGDRDDGDDHGKDNMLHNVNNKNIDTLKEPYRNIPPSGYNKNKLLYPETTHQILQEEIKDSTHNFNNNSYNNRNLKETETKDKKTTDVLEEYNTINNELSQLHKLRMQRFQKK; this is encoded by the exons ATGTGTAATGGTAATGTTGAGGACTCTTTAAAGTTATACTACGATATTAATGGTGATAACATGATACCAAATAAACCATAtgataataacaataaaattacgactgaagaagaaaaattaatacaAAGTGATATGTACCAAACTAATACAGAAACAACAAatgataagaaaaaaaatatgtgtTCCCCTTGTGATGATTATGTTAGGGCTCCTGACAAACATTTTAGCCAAACGTTAATTAATGATATGGATGATTCAAATTTCTAtccatataataatacaaataaaaaaagtaataaatCCAAAATTCAGCTAGGTGATACTTTTCAAAAACTTTTTTCTCCTCCTGAATCTTTAATATGTTCCTTATCGTTTGAAGAAGTTAGAATAAAATCTAAacaagaaaataaattcatattagtaaatatacaaaatacAGAATTTGAGTCTTTGAGATTAAATAGGGATATATGGAATAATGATGTTATACaacaaattataaaaacatcTTTCATATTGTGGTTACGATATGAATATGACCAAGATGCAGCACTGTTTATGAACACCTATAAG GTACATAAGTTACCATATTTATGTGTTTTGTGTAAAAGAACGGGTAGACAATTAAAAGTTTGGAATATACGAAATTTTCAAGATCCCATATGTGCCCAATCACAGttatatgaatttattGAGATGATGGAGATTAAAAGTAACTCCCGTAATATAAAGGATATAACGACGAGTTCTAAAAATATGAGCACAAATATTCTTGAtacaacaacaacaataacTACTACCACAACAActaatattaataataataataataattattattatggtGATGGTGATGGTGATCGTGATGATGGTGATGATCATGGTAAGGATAATATGCTTcataatgtaaataataaaaatatagatacTTTGAAGGAACCATATAGAAATATTCCACCTTCtggatataataaaaataaattattataccCTGAAACAACGCATCAAATATTACAAGAGGAAATAAAAGATAGTACacataattttaataacaaTTCATATAACAATCgaaatttaaaagaaacAGAAACTAAGGACAAAAAAACAACAGATGTTCTTGAGGAATACAATACcataaataatgaattgTCTCAATTGCACAAATTAAGAATGCAAAgatttcaaaaaaaataa
- a CDS encoding hypothetical protein (conserved Plasmodium protein, unknown function) has protein sequence MADNNLDKNESDSSCINASDEQKSSEEKDNLGEASVVSNVNENNSSFFTKCFSKIVNFGNNTQENNVPVAHEENNNEVREYNTNECNYNRYADEEDKKVENFDNNNNINKNYLKGGGEKNIHEGDVHTDFNNEEMINAISNYNKNELNLNRGEIYLNDNEYSFISYIILSSEFRFYPIEEMKKKKRRDTLKIDDTITITDTKRIKFDNNNNNNKIEIRKKENVTDVDADKGSNNHMNEKQIINNSEDILKKEDDEEENLKKEGGDLSIKGNNVDKVLLDDIDIEKVRSYDKIMDAEERDKLELFDEILIHIKRNFYEKILNIETNFKNLENQIEDNHSFHFRCIIEKLKNRKYDNILYIYNDIYLYHNNLLFLSKPSSYTWMKLHELSTQITNTISDIHHKKYMQKPNRKLYHIDKEEKEKKEKKKEVLKDHEKMEYCINEEEKLAFQLLLSKLNQDTHFELFRKFKNKAVWKTLEGGEIELDDKLTRADVFREMYNWCKFQLEMKNKQSELSDSESDSSKDSY, from the exons atggCTGATAATAACCTAGACAAAAATGAAAGTGATTCATCATGTATAAATGCTAGCGATGAACAAAAATCATCAGAAGAAAAAGACAACCTTGGCGAAGCGTCTGTTGTGTCTAATGTTAATGAAAATAACTCATCATTCTTTACAAAATGTTTTAGTAAAATTGTAAATTTTGGTAATAATACTCAAGAAAATAATGTCCCGGTTGCACATGAAGAAAACAATAATGAAGTTAGGGAATATAATACGAATGAATGTAATTATAATAGATATGCTGATGAAGAGGACAAAAAGGTGGaaaattttgataataataataatataaataaaaattatctTAAGGGTGGTGGTgagaaaaatattcatgAGGGTGATGTCCATACAGattttaataatgaagaaatgataaatgcaatttcaaattataacaaaaatgaattaaatttaaatagaggtgaaatatatttaaatgacaatgaatattcatttatatcatatattatattaagTAGCGAATTTCGTTTTTATCCTATAgaagaaatgaaaaaaaaaaaaaggagaGATACCTTAAAAATAGATGATACAATTACTATTACAGATacaaaaagaattaaatttgataataataataataataataaaatagaaatcagaaaaaaagaaaatgtcACTGATGTTGATGCAGATAAAGGTAGTAATAATCATATGAAtgaaaaacaaattataaataatagtgaagatatattaaaaaaagaggatgatgaagaagaaaatttaaaaaaagaaggaGGGGATTTATCAATAAAAGGGAATAATGTAGATAAAGTTTTATTAGATGATATAGATATTGAAAAGGTACGAAGTTATGATAAAATTATGGATGCAGAAGAACGAGATAAATTAGAGCTTTTTGATGAAATcttaatacatataaaacgtaatttttatgagaaaatattaaatatagaaaCCAATTTTAAGAACTTAGAAAATCAAATTGAAGATAATCATTCATTTCATTTTCGTTGTATTATTGAGAAATTGAAAAATCGAAAgtatgataatatattatatatatataatgatatatatttatatcataataatttattgtttttatcGAAACCATCTAGTTATACTTGGATGAAATTACATGAACTCTCGACTCAAATTACCAATACTATTTCTGATATACACCATAAGAAATACATGCAAAAACCAAATAGAAAATTGTATCATATAGATAAAGAAGagaaggaaaaaaaagagaaaaaaaaagaagtaCTTAAAGATCATGAAAAAATGGAATATTGTATAAACGAGGAGGAGAAGTTGGCTTTCCAGTTGCTTCTAAGCAAGTTAAATCAGGACACTCATTTTGAG cTGTTTCGTAAATTTAAGAATAAAGCTGTGTGGAAGACACTTGAAGGTGGTGAAATTGAATTGGATGATAAGTTAACGAGAGCGGATGTGTTCAg gGAAATGTATAATTGGTGTAAATTTCAGTTggaaatgaaaaataagCAGAGTGAATTATCCGACTCAGAAAGTGATTCATCAAAAGATTCTTACtaa
- a CDS encoding U6 snRNA-associated Sm-like protein LSm1, putative: protein SMPLWLSSFEEEIDTYIFISSRDNKLYLGILRTYDQHGNVFLTHCVEKIIVPEKNYFSDVYVGNLIIRGDNIAYFGSVDEEKYCKMFDYTLKNDNDEKHNNMDMIKNKKEYSSSENIILEYKPINHILKFIPENNADSSIFEN, encoded by the exons CGTCTATGCCCTTATGGTTAAGTAGCTTTGAAGAAGAAATTGACActtacatttttatttcatcacgtgataataaattatatttag GTATATTAAGAACTTATGATCAACATGGGAATGTTTTTTTAACTCACTGtgttgaaaaaataatcgttcctgaaaaaaattatttttcagACGTATATGTGG gaaatttaattattagGGGAGATAATATTGCCTATTTTGGATCTGTagatgaagaaaaatattgtaaaaTGTTCGACTAtactttaaaaaatgataatgatgagaaacataataatatggacatgataaaaaataaaaaagaatattcAAGCAgtgaaaatattattctaGAATATAAACCAattaatcatatattaaaattcATACCAGAAAATAATGCTGATTCTTCTATATTCGAAAATTAA